One stretch of Thermanaerosceptrum fracticalcis DNA includes these proteins:
- a CDS encoding DUF6431 domain-containing protein, which yields MFFVRSEEQNLCPCCSESMEVIGSRRRNCINSAGEKMVLMIRRLQCSNCKRIHHELPDILVPYKRHCSESIETVIAGNTLAVAADESTITRWRIWFFDLVNHFLGCLISIAIIQYSRNSVEVPSDLPLSPLQRIWHYVGESYGWLARVVRTVVNSNNWVQTRSAFLS from the coding sequence GTGTTTTTTGTTAGGAGCGAGGAACAGAATCTCTGTCCCTGCTGTAGCGAATCAATGGAAGTGATCGGAAGTCGCCGGCGGAACTGCATTAATAGTGCCGGAGAAAAAATGGTCCTAATGATTAGAAGACTTCAATGTAGTAATTGTAAGCGCATCCATCACGAACTTCCAGATATCCTTGTTCCATACAAGCGGCATTGCAGTGAAAGTATAGAGACTGTGATAGCCGGGAATACTCTCGCCGTTGCAGCAGATGAATCAACTATTACCCGTTGGCGGATCTGGTTTTTTGATTTAGTTAATCACTTTTTGGGTTGCCTAATATCTATAGCTATTATTCAGTATTCCAGAAATTCTGTGGAAGTACCATCCGACCTTCCCCTGTCCCCGCTCCAAAGGATATGGCATTATGTAGGAGAATCTTACGGCTGGCTAGCCAGAGTTGTCCGAACCGTAGTTAATTCAAATAACTGGGTACAGACCCGTTCTGCCTTTTTGTCCTGA